From Polynucleobacter difficilis, a single genomic window includes:
- a CDS encoding VOC family protein: MTDARPFRILGIQQIAIGGEDKQRLRSLWVDLLGFTFKDTYVSERENVNEDICAIGQGAHEVEVDLMQPVDIAKKPAVHQTPLNHIGLWVDDLQIAHDWLSSKGLRFAPGGIRKGAAGHDIIFIHPKGNDEFPFGGEGVLIELVQAPPDIIQALSS; the protein is encoded by the coding sequence ATGACTGACGCAAGGCCATTTCGTATTTTAGGTATCCAGCAAATTGCCATTGGCGGCGAAGATAAACAACGCCTGCGATCCTTGTGGGTCGATTTGCTTGGCTTTACCTTTAAAGATACCTATGTATCCGAACGTGAAAACGTCAACGAAGATATCTGTGCCATTGGTCAAGGTGCGCATGAGGTTGAAGTGGATTTGATGCAGCCGGTGGACATCGCAAAAAAACCTGCGGTACATCAAACGCCACTGAATCACATTGGTCTATGGGTCGATGATTTACAGATAGCCCATGACTGGCTTAGCAGTAAAGGCTTACGCTTTGCTCCTGGTGGAATTCGTAAAGGCGCTGCAGGCCACGATATTATTTTTATCCACCCCAAAGGCAATGATGAATTTCCATTCGGGGGTGAGGGCGTTCTGATAGAGCTCGTCCAAGCACCACCGGACATCATTCAAGCTCTGTCGTCTTAA
- a CDS encoding acyl-CoA carboxylase subunit beta — protein sequence MQDIIHQLEAKRELARLGGGQKRIQAQHAKGKLTARERIELLLDAGSFEEWDMFVEHRCTDFGMADQTVPGDGVVTGYGMINGRLVFVFSQDFTVLGGSLSEAHAEKICKVMDQAMKVGAPVIGLNDSGGARIQEGVASLGGYADIFQRNVTASGVIPQISLIMGPSAGGAVYSPALTDFIFMVKDSSYMFVTGPEVVKTVTHEDVTAEELGGAVTHSTVSGVCDLAFENDVEAIMVLRRFFNYLPLSNKEKPPTLRSARRDEAPDYSLDTLVPANPNQPYDMHELIRKIADDGEFFELQPDYAKNILIGFGRMEGQTIGIVANQPLVLAGCLDIKASIKAARFVRFCDAFNIPVVTLVDVPGFMPGTAQEYGGIIKHGAKLLYAYADCTVPKVTLITRKAYGGAYDVMASKHLRGDVNFAWPSAEIAVMGPKGAVEIIFREEKSDPEKIAAREAEYKAKFANPFVAGRRGYIDDVILPHESRKRIARSLAMLKDKDLKNPERKHGNIPL from the coding sequence ATGCAAGACATCATCCATCAACTGGAAGCCAAGCGGGAGTTAGCGCGCCTTGGCGGCGGTCAAAAACGAATTCAGGCACAGCATGCCAAAGGCAAGTTAACCGCCCGTGAGCGTATTGAATTGCTCTTGGACGCAGGCAGCTTTGAAGAGTGGGATATGTTTGTTGAGCACCGCTGCACCGATTTTGGTATGGCAGATCAAACCGTGCCAGGCGATGGTGTTGTCACGGGTTACGGCATGATCAATGGGCGACTGGTGTTTGTCTTTTCTCAAGACTTTACGGTTCTGGGCGGCTCTTTATCCGAAGCCCATGCCGAGAAGATTTGCAAGGTCATGGATCAAGCCATGAAAGTTGGCGCTCCCGTCATTGGCTTAAATGATTCGGGCGGCGCTCGTATTCAGGAGGGCGTTGCTTCCTTGGGTGGCTACGCCGATATTTTTCAGCGCAATGTGACCGCCTCCGGCGTGATTCCACAAATCTCATTAATCATGGGGCCATCTGCTGGCGGCGCGGTGTACTCGCCGGCACTGACTGACTTTATCTTTATGGTTAAAGACAGTTCGTATATGTTTGTAACGGGTCCCGAGGTTGTCAAAACCGTGACCCACGAAGATGTAACAGCGGAAGAGCTGGGCGGAGCAGTAACCCATTCGACGGTTTCAGGCGTGTGTGATTTAGCCTTTGAAAATGATGTCGAGGCAATAATGGTGTTGCGTCGTTTTTTTAATTACTTACCTTTATCCAATAAAGAAAAGCCACCAACATTACGCTCGGCTCGGCGCGATGAGGCGCCGGATTACTCACTGGATACCTTGGTGCCGGCCAATCCCAATCAACCGTATGACATGCATGAGTTGATTCGTAAGATTGCAGACGACGGGGAGTTCTTTGAATTACAGCCCGATTACGCCAAAAATATTTTGATTGGTTTTGGTCGGATGGAAGGGCAGACGATTGGCATTGTCGCCAATCAACCCCTGGTTTTGGCGGGCTGTTTGGATATAAAGGCATCAATAAAGGCTGCTCGTTTTGTGCGTTTTTGCGACGCCTTCAATATTCCCGTCGTCACCCTCGTCGATGTTCCTGGCTTTATGCCGGGTACCGCTCAAGAATACGGCGGCATTATTAAACACGGCGCGAAATTACTCTATGCCTATGCTGATTGCACTGTACCCAAAGTCACCCTGATTACGCGCAAAGCCTATGGTGGCGCCTATGATGTGATGGCATCCAAGCACCTGCGCGGTGATGTGAACTTTGCATGGCCTTCAGCTGAGATTGCCGTGATGGGGCCGAAAGGCGCTGTTGAAATCATCTTCCGCGAAGAAAAAAGCGATCCCGAAAAAATCGCTGCACGCGAGGCGGAATACAAGGCCAAGTTTGCAAACCCCTTTGTGGCAGGTCGTCGCGGCTACATCGATGACGTGATCTTGCCGCATGAATCGCGTAAGCGAATTGCACGATCGCTCGCTATGCTGAAAGATAAGGACCTTAAAAATCCGGAGCGCAAACACGGCAATATTCCCCTGTAA
- the rimI gene encoding ribosomal protein S18-alanine N-acetyltransferase has translation MTTTQDAQLTFMPMQPSDMRAVMALEAISHSHPWTQGNFLDSLTAGHWAYCIRPEMTANAALVPNLPELWGYCILYPAVDELHLLNITIDPTLRRNGIGSRVMQAIEGIAMRQKMSRIILEVRPSNIPAVKLYERMGYAIIGVRRAYYPADEVTGKREDAGVMAKSITLEAP, from the coding sequence ATGACGACTACCCAGGATGCCCAGTTAACCTTCATGCCAATGCAGCCATCGGATATGCGCGCAGTCATGGCCTTGGAAGCAATCTCGCATAGCCATCCGTGGACACAAGGTAATTTTTTGGATTCATTGACGGCGGGGCATTGGGCCTATTGCATTCGGCCGGAGATGACGGCAAATGCAGCGTTAGTACCGAATTTGCCTGAATTGTGGGGCTATTGCATTTTGTATCCCGCCGTTGATGAATTGCATTTACTCAATATCACGATTGATCCAACATTGCGACGCAATGGGATTGGCAGTCGTGTGATGCAAGCCATTGAGGGCATTGCGATGCGGCAGAAAATGAGTCGCATTATTCTTGAGGTGCGCCCCTCCAATATCCCGGCAGTCAAATTATATGAACGGATGGGCTACGCCATCATTGGCGTGCGTAGGGCATATTACCCAGCCGATGAAGTTACGGGTAAGCGTGAGGATGCCGGTGTCATGGCAAAATCGATTACCCTTGAGGCACCATGA
- the accC gene encoding acetyl-CoA carboxylase biotin carboxylase subunit: protein MKTTLFKKILIANRGEIACRVIKTAKRMGIETVAVFSEADREARHVQLADEAVCIGPAPSRESYLVMDRIIQACKETGAQAVHPGYGFLSENEQFARRCEEEGIVFIGPKFAAIAAMGDKIASKKLAMEAKVNTIPGFNEAIDSPDVAVKIAKDIGYPVMIKASAGGGGKGLRVAHNDQEAFEGFAACRTEALNSFGDDRVFIEKFVEGPRHIEIQILGDAHGNIVYLWERDCSIQRRHQKVIEEAPSPFIDPATRKAMGEQAVALARAVNYQSAGTVEFVVGKDKSFYFLEMNTRLQVEHPVTESITGLDLVEQMIRVAAGEKLSFTQDQIKLDGWSMECRINADDPFRNFLPSTGRLVKYRPPAEENGVRVDTGVYEGGEIPMYYDSMIAKLIVHGRDRMDAIHKMRHALNQFVIRGIHSNISFQAALLQHPRFVSGDFTTGFIPEEYPNGFQRDSVQPADPNRLAALATFMRTRYLEYIQVIDGQLPGHEMQIAKKFVLVTGKQVGSMNDPINIPTRVEHKDGVYSVYVETAEGISRYDIISEWRPGQIVLNATINGTQSISAQVERRGIRYHLVLDGAQYECIVLSPLGAELQARMPVKLPPDTSKMVLSPMPGLLTKILVHAGDHVTAGQKLATIEAMKMENTLSALQDGVVSEILAKEGDSLAVDQIIIRFE, encoded by the coding sequence ATGAAAACCACCCTATTTAAAAAGATACTGATTGCCAATCGTGGCGAGATTGCATGCCGTGTCATTAAAACAGCGAAACGCATGGGCATTGAAACCGTTGCTGTTTTTTCTGAGGCCGATCGCGAAGCAAGGCACGTTCAATTAGCCGATGAGGCAGTCTGCATTGGACCTGCGCCATCGCGCGAATCCTATTTGGTGATGGACCGCATCATTCAGGCTTGTAAAGAGACTGGCGCACAAGCGGTGCATCCGGGCTATGGATTTTTATCCGAGAATGAGCAATTTGCACGGCGCTGCGAAGAAGAGGGCATTGTCTTCATTGGGCCTAAGTTTGCGGCGATAGCTGCCATGGGCGATAAGATTGCCTCCAAAAAATTAGCCATGGAAGCGAAGGTCAACACCATTCCTGGCTTTAACGAAGCGATTGATAGTCCAGACGTCGCGGTCAAAATTGCCAAAGACATCGGCTATCCCGTGATGATCAAAGCATCGGCCGGCGGTGGCGGCAAAGGCTTGCGGGTTGCGCACAATGATCAAGAGGCGTTTGAAGGTTTTGCGGCCTGCCGTACCGAAGCCCTGAATAGCTTTGGTGATGACCGCGTATTTATTGAGAAGTTCGTTGAAGGTCCGCGCCACATTGAGATTCAGATACTGGGTGATGCGCATGGCAATATCGTCTATCTCTGGGAGCGTGACTGCTCGATCCAGCGCCGTCACCAAAAAGTGATTGAAGAGGCGCCATCGCCTTTTATTGATCCAGCCACCCGCAAAGCCATGGGTGAGCAAGCCGTTGCCTTGGCACGCGCTGTCAATTACCAATCGGCTGGCACGGTCGAGTTTGTCGTCGGGAAAGACAAATCTTTTTACTTTCTGGAGATGAATACCCGCCTGCAAGTGGAGCATCCCGTGACGGAATCGATCACGGGACTGGATTTAGTAGAGCAAATGATTCGGGTTGCTGCTGGTGAAAAACTGTCGTTCACTCAAGACCAGATCAAGCTCGACGGATGGTCCATGGAGTGCCGGATTAATGCCGACGATCCCTTCCGGAATTTTTTACCATCCACTGGCCGCCTCGTGAAATACCGTCCTCCAGCAGAAGAAAACGGTGTCCGTGTCGATACAGGCGTATATGAGGGCGGAGAAATCCCGATGTACTACGACTCGATGATTGCCAAACTGATTGTGCATGGCCGCGATCGGATGGATGCGATTCATAAAATGCGCCATGCACTCAATCAATTTGTGATTCGCGGAATTCATTCGAATATTTCGTTTCAGGCAGCGCTCTTACAACATCCGCGCTTTGTTTCGGGTGACTTCACAACCGGCTTTATTCCGGAAGAGTACCCGAATGGATTTCAGCGGGATTCCGTTCAGCCGGCCGATCCAAATCGCCTGGCTGCGCTCGCCACCTTCATGCGCACACGCTACCTAGAATACATTCAAGTAATTGACGGGCAGCTGCCAGGCCATGAGATGCAAATTGCCAAAAAATTTGTATTGGTAACCGGAAAACAGGTGGGTTCGATGAACGATCCCATCAACATACCGACGCGCGTTGAACACAAAGACGGCGTCTACTCGGTTTATGTCGAAACTGCAGAGGGTATTAGTCGCTACGACATTATTAGTGAGTGGCGCCCAGGTCAAATTGTCCTCAATGCCACCATCAACGGTACGCAGTCGATATCGGCACAAGTCGAACGTCGAGGTATTCGTTACCACTTAGTGCTCGATGGCGCCCAATACGAATGCATTGTCTTAAGTCCGCTTGGAGCTGAGTTGCAGGCACGGATGCCGGTCAAGTTGCCGCCGGACACCTCGAAAATGGTCTTATCGCCGATGCCAGGCCTTTTAACCAAGATATTGGTGCATGCAGGTGATCACGTCACAGCAGGCCAGAAACTCGCCACGATTGAGGCCATGAAAATGGAAAATACCCTCTCGGCATTGCAGGACGGCGTCGTTTCTGAAATCTTAGCCAAAGAAGGCGATAGCCTAGCAGTAGATCAAATCATTATTCGCTTCGAATAA
- the tsaB gene encoding tRNA (adenosine(37)-N6)-threonylcarbamoyltransferase complex dimerization subunit type 1 TsaB gives MKPILAIDTSSTWCSVALSRNPSTEGVLERHELLGPGASQHLLPWITELLQQEGITLRDLDAIAVGIGPGAFTGVRLAVAAVQGLALASHLPVAPVASLDAIAAIAIDHPLIQAMDASKHQFTVAIDARMGEVYWANYSLMKAAQAGGESTALPERIGDIQLSRPEDVQMGTSECVFGSAVTQYSGHFEQHMPSSQMVGALGVSAGGVLRCAKAMLAKGQLIAVDQLEPLYVRNKVALTSAERGAK, from the coding sequence TTGAAACCCATTCTGGCGATCGATACTTCATCGACTTGGTGTTCGGTTGCACTCTCGCGTAATCCATCGACTGAAGGCGTGCTGGAGCGTCATGAGTTACTGGGGCCGGGCGCTAGCCAGCATCTCTTGCCATGGATCACTGAATTACTGCAGCAAGAAGGAATCACTTTGCGGGACTTGGATGCGATTGCTGTAGGCATCGGTCCGGGCGCCTTTACCGGAGTGCGCTTAGCGGTTGCGGCAGTACAAGGCTTAGCCCTTGCAAGCCATTTGCCCGTTGCGCCGGTTGCGAGTCTGGATGCCATCGCAGCTATTGCAATCGATCACCCCTTGATACAGGCGATGGATGCTAGCAAACATCAATTCACAGTGGCAATTGATGCCCGCATGGGTGAAGTGTATTGGGCTAATTACAGCCTGATGAAAGCTGCGCAAGCAGGTGGCGAGAGTACGGCATTGCCAGAGCGCATCGGCGATATTCAGCTGAGCAGGCCAGAAGATGTCCAAATGGGCACAAGCGAATGCGTGTTTGGCAGCGCGGTTACGCAATACTCCGGCCATTTTGAGCAGCATATGCCCTCCAGTCAAATGGTTGGGGCTCTCGGGGTCAGTGCTGGTGGCGTCTTGCGCTGTGCAAAGGCGATGTTAGCTAAAGGGCAGCTCATTGCCGTGGATCAATTGGAACCCCTGTATGTCCGCAATAAAGTAGCGCTGACTAGCGCTGAACGTGGTGCAAAATAG
- a CDS encoding uracil-DNA glycosylase family protein: MNPAPSNNASMRSSFLKEMGITEWVDRSGLSASLSAPAAPQDNTQASPEPTVSPSERAAEISGRWIFIGAKPQGDALTLFQNIVRVLGLPNGAWVWQDQKASIDALIESTAVPLVAIAFGAASAQRLTGENAPLAELRGAIHSLMHGEAEVPLIATLELAQVLARPQEKALLWEDLLLARSVLQSL; the protein is encoded by the coding sequence ATGAATCCCGCCCCATCCAATAACGCAAGCATGCGCTCCTCCTTTTTAAAGGAAATGGGCATTACAGAATGGGTCGATCGCTCTGGCCTCAGTGCTTCTCTGAGCGCGCCAGCAGCACCTCAAGACAATACTCAAGCGTCACCTGAGCCTACAGTAAGCCCATCGGAACGCGCAGCTGAGATTAGCGGCCGCTGGATTTTTATTGGGGCCAAACCCCAAGGCGATGCCCTCACTTTGTTCCAAAACATCGTGCGGGTGCTAGGTTTGCCGAATGGCGCATGGGTTTGGCAAGACCAAAAGGCCAGCATCGATGCGCTAATTGAATCCACCGCAGTACCGCTGGTGGCGATTGCATTTGGCGCAGCGAGTGCGCAGCGTTTAACGGGGGAAAATGCGCCCTTAGCTGAGTTGCGTGGTGCCATCCACTCTCTGATGCACGGCGAAGCCGAAGTGCCTTTGATCGCAACACTGGAATTGGCGCAAGTCTTGGCAAGGCCGCAAGAGAAAGCCTTGCTTTGGGAGGATTTACTACTCGCGCGCTCGGTGTTACAAAGCCTTTAA
- the lplT gene encoding lysophospholipid transporter LplT, whose product MNRSFYTIMAAQFFSSLADNALLIAAIALLIQLDAPDWMTPLLKLFFVLSYVLLAAFVGAFADSRPKGNVMFITNTIKFVGCAVMLFGSHPLLSYAIVGLGAAAYSPAKYGILTELLPPERLVAANGWIEGLTVGSIILGTVLGGVLISVGVSSRLLGFDLPVIETGIDTPAEAAILVIMMIYIIAALINLKIPDTGARYVAQKTNPIDLIADFAHCFRTLWNDRLGQISLAVTTLFWGAGATLQFIVLKWAEVALNMSLSQGAILQAISAVGVAGGAVWAASRIPLKQSLKVLPYGVVMGLVVCVMAIYHIDMIPPIVLVEFDKMKLTLNLIPPYALLILVGWLAGYFVVPMNALLQHRGHVLLSAGHSIAVQNFNENLSVLSMLMLYALLIWLDVPIAYVITGFGLSVSIIMILIMRRHARNQAEYDSLHLIGESKH is encoded by the coding sequence ATGAACCGTAGTTTTTACACCATTATGGCGGCGCAATTTTTTTCGTCGCTGGCCGATAACGCGCTCCTCATTGCGGCTATTGCACTCCTAATCCAGCTTGATGCTCCGGATTGGATGACCCCTTTGCTCAAGCTATTCTTTGTCTTATCTTACGTCCTTCTGGCCGCCTTTGTGGGTGCGTTTGCAGACTCTCGGCCCAAAGGCAATGTGATGTTCATCACCAACACCATTAAGTTTGTGGGCTGTGCCGTCATGTTATTCGGTAGCCACCCCTTGCTATCGTATGCCATTGTGGGCCTTGGCGCCGCTGCGTATTCCCCCGCTAAATACGGCATCCTCACCGAGTTACTTCCCCCAGAGCGCTTGGTCGCTGCCAATGGCTGGATTGAAGGCCTAACTGTTGGCTCCATTATCTTGGGTACGGTTTTGGGTGGCGTGCTGATCAGCGTTGGCGTCTCATCGCGCCTACTGGGCTTTGACCTGCCTGTCATTGAAACGGGCATAGACACGCCAGCCGAAGCAGCTATTTTGGTCATTATGATGATTTACATCATCGCCGCGCTCATTAACCTCAAAATCCCCGATACCGGCGCTCGTTATGTGGCTCAAAAAACAAATCCAATCGATTTGATTGCGGATTTTGCCCATTGCTTCAGAACGCTATGGAATGACCGTTTGGGTCAGATCTCCTTAGCCGTAACTACCCTCTTTTGGGGTGCCGGTGCTACTTTGCAATTCATTGTGCTCAAGTGGGCGGAAGTCGCGCTCAACATGAGTCTTTCGCAAGGCGCTATTTTGCAAGCCATCTCTGCGGTGGGCGTAGCCGGAGGTGCAGTCTGGGCAGCCAGTCGCATCCCCCTAAAGCAATCCTTGAAGGTATTGCCATATGGCGTTGTAATGGGTCTTGTGGTTTGCGTCATGGCCATCTATCACATCGACATGATTCCGCCGATTGTGCTTGTCGAGTTTGACAAAATGAAGCTCACGCTTAATCTGATTCCGCCCTATGCGCTGCTGATCTTAGTCGGCTGGCTCGCAGGCTACTTCGTAGTGCCCATGAATGCCCTCTTGCAGCATCGTGGCCACGTCTTGCTCTCAGCAGGCCATTCGATTGCGGTGCAAAACTTCAATGAAAATCTGTCGGTACTAAGCATGCTGATGCTCTATGCCCTACTCATCTGGCTTGATGTGCCAATCGCTTATGTCATTACTGGCTTTGGTTTATCGGTCAGCATCATCATGATCTTGATTATGCGGCGGCATGCCCGCAATCAAGCGGAGTATGACTCCCTACACCTGATTGGTGAAAGCAAACACTAG